One genomic segment of Anguilla anguilla isolate fAngAng1 chromosome 2, fAngAng1.pri, whole genome shotgun sequence includes these proteins:
- the pth3r gene encoding parathyroid hormone 3 receptor, whose product MAAWAKTGTMSSVKGVVFLLCFTLEVISALVDSDDVITRDEQIYLLLGARAKCERSIRAQLDTVRDTDCVPEWDGIICWPKGKPSQLISALCPDYIYDFNHRGRAYRQCDAWGNWEQVPSVNRTWANYTECTTYLLSTHRNQEEEVFKRLHLMYTIGYSISLVSLLVAVSILCYFKRLHCTRNYIHIHLFSSFICRAISIFVKDAVLYTVSDEGRTEDNITGHRPQMAGCKVAVTFFLYFLATNHYWILVEGLYLHSLIFMAFLSDKNYLWALIIIGWGVPAVFVSIWVSARASLADTQCWDISAGNLKWIYQVPILAAIVVNFFLFLNIVRVLASKLWETNTGKLDPRQQYRKLLKSTLVLMPLFGVHYMVFMALPYTEVTGLLWQVQMHYEMFFNSSQGFFVAFIYCFCNGEVQAEVKKAWLRRSLTLDLKQKARVTSSGGSCYYGGMTSHATNSVSLSVAATKGLSLTGGRQRLAPLHPLSSLPGYVPGASEAPLPSPAQREQAQRRPGLLPHRPRAIERSVEERDAVVPLSSDEEPCCPCSLSVKEFETIL is encoded by the exons GTGGATTCGGATGATGTCATCACAAGGGACGAGCAGATCTACCTCCTGCTTGGAGCCAGGGCCAAGTGTGAGAGGAGCATTCGTGCCCAGCTGGACACAGTCAGAG ACACTGACTGCGTGCCAGAGTGGGATGGTATAATCTGCTGGCCTAAGGGGAAGcccagccagctgatttctGCTCTCTGTCCTGACTACATCTATGACTTTAACCACAGAG GCCGTGCATACCGGCAGTGTGATGCCTGGGGGAACTGGGAGCAGGTGCCCAGTGTGAACCGCACATGGGCCAACTACACTGAGTGCACCACCTACCTGCTGTCCACTCACAGGAACCAAGAAGAG GAAGTGTTTAAGCGCCTGCATCTGATGTACACCATTGGGTACTCCATCTCCCTGGTCTCCCTGCTGGTGGCTGTCTCCATCCTGTGCTACTTCAA gagGCTGCACTGCACTCGTAACTACATCCACATCCaccttttttcttccttcattTGTCGTGCCATCAGCATTTTTGTGAAGGATGCTGTGCTGTACACTGTATCTGATGAGGGTAGGACTGAGGACAACATCACTGGACACAGACCCCAAATG gcaGGCTGCAAAGTAGCTGTGACCTTTTTCCTCTACTTCCTGGCCACCAACCACTACTGGATCCTGGTGGAGGGGCTCTACCTGCACAGCCTCATATTCATGGCCTTCCTGTCTGACAAGAACTACCTTTGGGCCCTCATCATCATCGGCTGGG GGGtcccagctgtgtttgtgtccatttgGGTCAGTGCCCGTGCTTCACTTGCTGACACTCA ATGTTGGGACATCAGTGCAGGAAATCTGAAGTGGATCTATCAAGTTCCAATCCTGGCAGCAATTGTT GTGAACTTCTTCCTGTTCCTCAACATTGTGAGAGTTCTGGCCTCCAAACTTTGGGAGACCAACACAGGCAAACTGGACCCACGCCAGCAGTATAG GAAGTTGTTGAAGTCCACACTGGTGCTGATGCCTCTGTTTGGGGTGCACTACATGGTGTTTATGGCTCTGCCGTACACAGAGGTGACTGGCTTGCTGTGGCAGGTGCAGATGCACTACGAGATGTTCTTCAATTCCTCACAG GGATTCTTTGTGGCATTCATCTACTGCTTCTGCAATGGAGAG GTACAGGCAGAGGTGAAGAAGGCGTGGCTACGGCGGAGTCTCACTCTGGACCTGAAGCAGAAGGCGCGGGTGACGAGCAGCGGGGGAAGCTGCTACTACGGCGGCATGACCTCCCACGCGACCAACAGCGTCAGCCTCAGCGTGGCAGCCACCAAGGGCCTGTCCCTGACGGGCGGGCGGCAGCGCCTGGCTCCGCTGCATCCCCTGTCCAGCCTCCCCGGCTACGTGCCCGGCGCCTCCgaggcccccctcccctcgccggCCCAGCGGGAGCAGGCCCAGAGGAGGCCGGGGCTGCTGCCGCACAGGCCCAGGGCCATTGAGAGGAGCGTGGAGGAGAGGGACGCTGTGGTCCCGCTCTCCTCCGACGAGGAGCCCTGCTGCCCCTGCTCCCTGTCCGTTAAGGAGTTTGAGACCATCCTGTGA
- the ddx42 gene encoding ATP-dependent RNA helicase DDX42 isoform X1, which produces MNWNKGGPGAKRGFGFGGFSLATGKKEEPRLPQPAHSSFGATASGYGKNQQLPSFYKIGTKRANFDEENAYFEDDEEESSNVDLPYIPAENSPTRQQFQSQGSDSEEDPLDAFMAEVEDQATKDLRKLEDKEKEKKPEKGIRDDIEEEDDQEAYFRYMAENPTAGLTQDEEEENVDYDSDGNPIAPLAKKIILPLPPIDHSEIDYPPFEKNFYNEHEELNILTPIQVVELRQKLNLRVSGAAPPKPSTSFAHFGFDEQLMHQIRKSEYTQPTPIQCQGVPIALSGRDMIGIAKTGSGKTAAFIWPMLVHIMDQKELQTGEGPIAIIVCPTRELCQQIHAECKRFGKAYALRSVAVYGGGSMWEQAKALQEGAEIVVCTPGRLIDHVKKKATSLQRVTYLVFDEADRMFDMGFEYQVRSVASHVRPDRQTLLFSATFRKKIERLARDILVDPIRVVQGDIGEANEDVTQMVEILPSALEKWGWLTRRVVEFTSAGSVLIFVTKKANSEELATNLTQEGYSLGLLHGDMDQSERNKVIADFKKKNLPVLVATDVAARGLDIPSIRTVVNYDVARDIDTHTHRIGRTGRAGEKGVAYTLLTNKDTTFAGDLVRNLEGANQSVSKELMDLAMQNPWFRKSRFKGGKGKKLNIGGGGLGYRERPGLGADTSDRGGSGSGSGILSNYESYKPSSGAMGDRMSAMKQAFQAQYKNHFVAASGLPPKVTSTNSSSSAGWTSAGSLSSVPSGDPDEAERPRAAPPTGAAPQLSTGTRMAGFTSAGTLSSLPEGYGNPPQGFPAPPAPREAPRDRHGDGRDRHGEGHYRHGDRHGGERERYGDRERHGGDRERFADRERHSSGRYGDGRNGEGSRRDREGRGEREEWRGDRETGDRSGGEGRGDRSERAEDSFAVPDPPKRKKTRWDS; this is translated from the exons ATGAACTGGAACAAGGGCGGCCCTGGGGCTAAGAGGGGATTTGGTTTCGGCGGTTTCAGCCTGGCAACAGGCAAAAAAGAGGAGCCCCGCTTGCCACAGCCAGCACACTCTTCATTTGGAGCAACTGCATCAGGATATGGCAAAAACCAGCAACTTCCCTCTTTCTACAAGATTGGCACAAAAAGGGCTAATTTCGATGAAGAGAATGC GTAttttgaagatgatgaagaagagTCCAGCAATGTGGACCTGCCTTACATCCCTGCAGAGAACTCTCCAACACGACAGCAGTTCCAGTCCCAGGGCTCAGACAGTGAGGAAGACCCATTAGATGCCTTCATGGCTGAGGTGGAG GACCAAGCTACAAAAGACTTAAGGAAACTAGAAgacaaggagaaagagaagaaaccAGAAAA GGGTATTCGTGATGACATTGAAGAGGAAGATGACCAA gaggCCTACTTCCGGTACATGGCGGAGAACCCCACGGCCGGCCTGACccaggacgaggaggaggagaacgtGGACTACGACAGCGACGGGAACCCCATCGCCCCTCTTGCCAAAAAGATcatcctgcccctcccccccatcgaCCACTCCGAG ATCGATTACCCCCCTTTTGAGAAGAACTTCTACAACGAGCACGAAGAGCTGAATATCCTTACTCCCATACAGGTGGTTGAGCTCAGACAGAAACTCAACCTACGG GTGTCAGGCGCTGCCCCTCCCAAACCCAGCACAAGCTTCGCCCATTTTGGCTTTGACGAGCAGCTGATGCACCAGATCCGCAAGTCGGAGTACACGCAGCCCACGCCCATTCAGTGCCAG GGGGTCCCCATCGCCCTGAGCGGCCGCGACATGATCGGCATCGCCAAGACGGGCAGCGGCAAGACGGCGGCCTTCATCTGGCCGATGCTGGTGCACATCATGGACCAGAAGGAGCTGCAGACCGGGGAGGGGCCCATCGCCATCATCGTCTGCCCCACCAGAGAGCTGTGCCAGCAG ATCCACGCGGAGTGCAAGCGCTTCGGGAAGGCCTACGCCCTGCGCTCGGTGGCCGTGTACGGAGGGGGCAGCATGTGGGAGCAGGCCAAGGCCCTGCAGGAGGGCGCCGAAATTGTGGTGTGCACCCCG GGCCGCCTGATCGACCACGTGAAGAAGAAGGCCACGTCCCTGCAGAGGGTCACCTACCTGGTGTTCGACGAGGCGGACCGCATGTTCGACATGGGGTTTG AGTATCAGGTGAGGTCCGTTGCCAGTCATGTGCGCCCCGACAGACAGA CTCTTCTCTTCAGCGCTACTTTCCGTAAGAAGATTGAGAGGCTGGCCCGGGACATCCTGGTGGACCCCATCCGCGTGGTTCAGGGAGACATCGGGGAG GCCAACGAGGACGTGACGCAGATGGTGGAGATCCTGCCCAGCGCGCTGGAGAAGTGGGGCTGGCTGACGCGGCGCGTGGTGGAGTTCACCTCTGCCGGCTCCGTGCTCATCTTCGTCACCAAGAAGGCCAACAGCGAGGAGCTGGCCACCAACCTGACGCAGGAGGGCTACAGCCTGGGCCTGCTGCATGGGGACATGGACCAGAGCGAGAGGAACAAGGTCATCGCCGACTTCAAGAAGAAGAACCTGCCCGTGCTGGTGGCCACCGACGTAGCCG CCCGTGGTCTGGACATCCCGTCGATCCGCACTGTGGTGAACTACGACGTGGCACGAGACAtcgacacacacacccatcgcATCGGGCGTACGGGCCGCGCCGGGGAGAAAGGCGTGGCCTACACCCTCCTGACCAACAAGGACACCACATTCGCTGGGGACCTGGTGCGCAACCTTgaaggagccaatcagagtgtctCTAAGGAGCTTATGGACCTGGCAATGCAG aatCCCTGGTTCAGGAAGTCCCGCTTCAAGGGAGGCAAAGGGAAGAAGCTGAACATTGGGGGTGGTGGCCTGGGCTACAGAGAAAGGCCCGGGCTGGGAGCAGACACCTCG GACCGTGGTGGCAgtggcagcggcagcggcaTTCTCTCCAACTACGAATCCTACAAGCCTTCCTCCGGGGCCATGGGGGACCGCATGTCGGCCATGAAGCAGGCCTTCCAG GCTCAGTACAAGAACCACTTTGTGGCGGCGTCGGGGCTCCCCCCAAAGGTCACCAGCACCAACTCCAGCAGCTCGGCGGGCTGGACCAGCGCCGGCAGCCTCAGCTCCGTGCCCTCGGGCGACCCCGACGAGGCAGAGCGTCCCAGGGCGGCTCCGCCCACGGGCGCCGCCCCTCAGTTGAGCACAGGGACCCGGATGGCGGGGTTCACCAGCGCCGGGACCCTCAGCTCCCTGCCTGAGGGCTACGGCAACCCGCCCCAGGGTTTCCCGGCTCCCCCCGCGCCTCGGGAGGCCCCGCGcgatcgccacggcgacgggcgcgaccgtcacggggagggcCACTACCGCCACGGCGACAGGCACGGCGGAGAGCGCGAGCGCTACGGCGACCGGGAGCGGCACGGCGGAGACCGCGAGCGCTTCGCCGACCGGGAGCGCCACAGCAGCGGGCGCTACGGAGACGGCAGGAACGGAGAGGGGAGCCGCCGGgacagagaggggcggggcgagcGGGAGGAGTGGAGGGGTGACAGGGAGACCGGGGACAGGTCAGGGGGCGAAGGCAGGGGGGACAGGAGCGAGAGGGCCGAAGACAGCTTTGCAGTCCCAGATCCTCCCAAACGCAAAAAGACCCGGTGGGACAGCTAA
- the ddx42 gene encoding ATP-dependent RNA helicase DDX42 isoform X2 encodes MAENPTAGLTQDEEEENVDYDSDGNPIAPLAKKIILPLPPIDHSEIDYPPFEKNFYNEHEELNILTPIQVVELRQKLNLRVSGAAPPKPSTSFAHFGFDEQLMHQIRKSEYTQPTPIQCQGVPIALSGRDMIGIAKTGSGKTAAFIWPMLVHIMDQKELQTGEGPIAIIVCPTRELCQQIHAECKRFGKAYALRSVAVYGGGSMWEQAKALQEGAEIVVCTPGRLIDHVKKKATSLQRVTYLVFDEADRMFDMGFEYQVRSVASHVRPDRQTLLFSATFRKKIERLARDILVDPIRVVQGDIGEANEDVTQMVEILPSALEKWGWLTRRVVEFTSAGSVLIFVTKKANSEELATNLTQEGYSLGLLHGDMDQSERNKVIADFKKKNLPVLVATDVAARGLDIPSIRTVVNYDVARDIDTHTHRIGRTGRAGEKGVAYTLLTNKDTTFAGDLVRNLEGANQSVSKELMDLAMQNPWFRKSRFKGGKGKKLNIGGGGLGYRERPGLGADTSDRGGSGSGSGILSNYESYKPSSGAMGDRMSAMKQAFQAQYKNHFVAASGLPPKVTSTNSSSSAGWTSAGSLSSVPSGDPDEAERPRAAPPTGAAPQLSTGTRMAGFTSAGTLSSLPEGYGNPPQGFPAPPAPREAPRDRHGDGRDRHGEGHYRHGDRHGGERERYGDRERHGGDRERFADRERHSSGRYGDGRNGEGSRRDREGRGEREEWRGDRETGDRSGGEGRGDRSERAEDSFAVPDPPKRKKTRWDS; translated from the exons ATGGCGGAGAACCCCACGGCCGGCCTGACccaggacgaggaggaggagaacgtGGACTACGACAGCGACGGGAACCCCATCGCCCCTCTTGCCAAAAAGATcatcctgcccctcccccccatcgaCCACTCCGAG ATCGATTACCCCCCTTTTGAGAAGAACTTCTACAACGAGCACGAAGAGCTGAATATCCTTACTCCCATACAGGTGGTTGAGCTCAGACAGAAACTCAACCTACGG GTGTCAGGCGCTGCCCCTCCCAAACCCAGCACAAGCTTCGCCCATTTTGGCTTTGACGAGCAGCTGATGCACCAGATCCGCAAGTCGGAGTACACGCAGCCCACGCCCATTCAGTGCCAG GGGGTCCCCATCGCCCTGAGCGGCCGCGACATGATCGGCATCGCCAAGACGGGCAGCGGCAAGACGGCGGCCTTCATCTGGCCGATGCTGGTGCACATCATGGACCAGAAGGAGCTGCAGACCGGGGAGGGGCCCATCGCCATCATCGTCTGCCCCACCAGAGAGCTGTGCCAGCAG ATCCACGCGGAGTGCAAGCGCTTCGGGAAGGCCTACGCCCTGCGCTCGGTGGCCGTGTACGGAGGGGGCAGCATGTGGGAGCAGGCCAAGGCCCTGCAGGAGGGCGCCGAAATTGTGGTGTGCACCCCG GGCCGCCTGATCGACCACGTGAAGAAGAAGGCCACGTCCCTGCAGAGGGTCACCTACCTGGTGTTCGACGAGGCGGACCGCATGTTCGACATGGGGTTTG AGTATCAGGTGAGGTCCGTTGCCAGTCATGTGCGCCCCGACAGACAGA CTCTTCTCTTCAGCGCTACTTTCCGTAAGAAGATTGAGAGGCTGGCCCGGGACATCCTGGTGGACCCCATCCGCGTGGTTCAGGGAGACATCGGGGAG GCCAACGAGGACGTGACGCAGATGGTGGAGATCCTGCCCAGCGCGCTGGAGAAGTGGGGCTGGCTGACGCGGCGCGTGGTGGAGTTCACCTCTGCCGGCTCCGTGCTCATCTTCGTCACCAAGAAGGCCAACAGCGAGGAGCTGGCCACCAACCTGACGCAGGAGGGCTACAGCCTGGGCCTGCTGCATGGGGACATGGACCAGAGCGAGAGGAACAAGGTCATCGCCGACTTCAAGAAGAAGAACCTGCCCGTGCTGGTGGCCACCGACGTAGCCG CCCGTGGTCTGGACATCCCGTCGATCCGCACTGTGGTGAACTACGACGTGGCACGAGACAtcgacacacacacccatcgcATCGGGCGTACGGGCCGCGCCGGGGAGAAAGGCGTGGCCTACACCCTCCTGACCAACAAGGACACCACATTCGCTGGGGACCTGGTGCGCAACCTTgaaggagccaatcagagtgtctCTAAGGAGCTTATGGACCTGGCAATGCAG aatCCCTGGTTCAGGAAGTCCCGCTTCAAGGGAGGCAAAGGGAAGAAGCTGAACATTGGGGGTGGTGGCCTGGGCTACAGAGAAAGGCCCGGGCTGGGAGCAGACACCTCG GACCGTGGTGGCAgtggcagcggcagcggcaTTCTCTCCAACTACGAATCCTACAAGCCTTCCTCCGGGGCCATGGGGGACCGCATGTCGGCCATGAAGCAGGCCTTCCAG GCTCAGTACAAGAACCACTTTGTGGCGGCGTCGGGGCTCCCCCCAAAGGTCACCAGCACCAACTCCAGCAGCTCGGCGGGCTGGACCAGCGCCGGCAGCCTCAGCTCCGTGCCCTCGGGCGACCCCGACGAGGCAGAGCGTCCCAGGGCGGCTCCGCCCACGGGCGCCGCCCCTCAGTTGAGCACAGGGACCCGGATGGCGGGGTTCACCAGCGCCGGGACCCTCAGCTCCCTGCCTGAGGGCTACGGCAACCCGCCCCAGGGTTTCCCGGCTCCCCCCGCGCCTCGGGAGGCCCCGCGcgatcgccacggcgacgggcgcgaccgtcacggggagggcCACTACCGCCACGGCGACAGGCACGGCGGAGAGCGCGAGCGCTACGGCGACCGGGAGCGGCACGGCGGAGACCGCGAGCGCTTCGCCGACCGGGAGCGCCACAGCAGCGGGCGCTACGGAGACGGCAGGAACGGAGAGGGGAGCCGCCGGgacagagaggggcggggcgagcGGGAGGAGTGGAGGGGTGACAGGGAGACCGGGGACAGGTCAGGGGGCGAAGGCAGGGGGGACAGGAGCGAGAGGGCCGAAGACAGCTTTGCAGTCCCAGATCCTCCCAAACGCAAAAAGACCCGGTGGGACAGCTAA